In a genomic window of Aggregatimonas sangjinii:
- a CDS encoding sialate O-acetylesterase, with protein sequence MKRINIGFFLVLGTTFFTIASAQTGTPSCFGNDMLLQQNDTIAIWGHDKPDTPIKLTTSWGAISETSTNKEGKWRTTLPTVPASFKKHSIDIQGSSLLRYENILLGELWFVSGQSNMEMPVKGFKNSPVDNAAEFLSEAKNPNIRLFNSARAGSLQPQDTVNGSWVEADSADVANFSAVGYLFAKKLFDSIQVPVGIIEAAWGGTKIEAWIPKDSLAKFSAVTIPETSLTDASKRKRPTEIYNGMIAPFRNFTIKGFLWYQGESNRNQPEAYKAFQHTLVNSWRAQWQDTTLPFYLVQIAPYAYEKHRETPAIKAALLREAQSNSAREITNSGIAITTDVGDCDDIHPAKKEPIADRLVRLALNRDYGFKKIDFLAPTFSAIEIKGNTAMVKFEKSPTSINEHFVLKEDSLSGFAIAGSDQIFYPAKAIIKDDLTIAVSSSQVKEPIAVRYGFEDCYEGNLYSSTEIPIGPFRSDSW encoded by the coding sequence ATGAAGAGAATAAACATCGGATTTTTTTTGGTCTTAGGGACTACCTTTTTTACAATCGCATCCGCACAAACGGGCACGCCAAGCTGTTTCGGAAACGACATGCTCCTGCAGCAAAACGATACCATTGCCATTTGGGGCCATGACAAGCCCGATACTCCAATTAAATTGACGACTAGCTGGGGTGCTATTTCCGAGACCTCAACCAATAAAGAAGGGAAATGGAGAACCACGCTACCTACAGTTCCCGCCTCTTTTAAGAAACACTCTATCGACATTCAGGGAAGCAGCTTGTTACGGTATGAAAATATTCTGTTGGGCGAGCTTTGGTTCGTTTCGGGGCAATCCAATATGGAAATGCCAGTGAAAGGATTTAAAAATTCCCCAGTAGATAACGCTGCCGAGTTTCTATCCGAAGCCAAAAATCCGAACATTAGGCTTTTCAATTCAGCAAGGGCGGGTAGTTTGCAACCCCAAGATACTGTAAACGGCAGTTGGGTCGAAGCCGATAGTGCCGATGTCGCAAATTTCAGCGCCGTCGGATACCTCTTTGCGAAAAAACTATTCGATAGCATTCAAGTTCCGGTCGGAATTATCGAGGCAGCTTGGGGCGGAACAAAAATTGAAGCATGGATTCCCAAAGACTCCCTTGCAAAATTTTCGGCTGTAACCATACCTGAGACCTCCCTAACGGACGCATCCAAACGAAAGCGGCCCACCGAAATCTATAATGGTATGATAGCTCCTTTTCGAAACTTTACAATCAAGGGATTTTTATGGTACCAAGGGGAAAGCAATAGAAACCAACCGGAGGCTTACAAGGCGTTTCAGCACACCTTAGTCAATTCCTGGCGCGCACAATGGCAAGACACCACACTCCCCTTCTACCTCGTTCAAATAGCACCATATGCATATGAAAAACATAGGGAAACTCCAGCGATCAAAGCTGCCCTACTAAGGGAGGCACAATCGAACTCCGCTCGGGAAATCACAAATTCAGGCATCGCCATCACAACGGATGTCGGGGATTGTGACGACATCCATCCCGCCAAAAAAGAACCCATAGCCGATAGGCTGGTGCGATTAGCGTTGAATAGGGATTACGGCTTCAAAAAAATTGATTTTCTCGCCCCGACCTTCAGCGCTATCGAAATCAAAGGAAATACCGCTATGGTAAAATTTGAAAAATCACCCACTTCCATAAATGAACATTTCGTTCTGAAAGAAGATAGTCTTTCTGGATTCGCTATAGCCGGGTCTGACCAGATATTTTATCCGGCGAAGGCCATCATCAAAGACGACTTAACCATCGCCGTATCAAGTTCGCAGGTGAAGGAACCGATAGCCGTGCGCTATGGCTTTGAAGATTGTTACGAAGGTAACCTTTACAGCAGTACCGAAATCCCTATAGGACCGTTCAGGAGCGATTCGTGGTAA
- a CDS encoding RagB/SusD family nutrient uptake outer membrane protein, with the protein MKEKYIKDNLKYAVIFLLLMAVSVSCDDLVDEVPISEIAPTNFWRDNDDAQAGVIAIYDAMQTAYREDHLLWGELRSDNHDRGSESASATSVEIVTNNVTEGDPAATRWDVMYTMVNRANLAIDRIPQISGADQSLLGEALALRSYAYFTMVKVWGAVPLFTEPTEVAGPDLFKSRTDASTIMETIVVPDLLRAKELVASPSRPFRWSTASLLAYEAEVHMWMNDPASAKTALDEMIALGAHSLVDNIPDWEGLFYNNNDSEGPFLGLDGQFEDERGKLQVGSELIFSIFYDQLDPQQANGNFRGNRSGYSALLFAGLPGYYISGELELKWRDRFPIDSLGWVTKYPDSEPPLERVVFEEDDEGNVNEFLRPIYGDFRYYASIEDGVDVNPDETNADDEQVFEQRVAKWHKTNYNANFDDTDIVLYRYAGQLLLLAEAENRLGNTERALELVNEVREARLLPDASEEEFGDSVEERESYILDERQFELLGEGKRVWDLIRTDRFVETMNDAYLNRGESLIDETKILLPIFFEHFQENPNLGQQNPGYGAN; encoded by the coding sequence ATGAAGGAAAAATATATAAAGGACAATTTAAAATATGCAGTCATATTTTTATTGTTGATGGCCGTGAGCGTTTCTTGCGACGATTTAGTTGATGAAGTGCCGATAAGTGAAATTGCACCCACTAATTTTTGGAGAGATAACGACGATGCGCAAGCCGGGGTAATAGCAATTTACGATGCCATGCAAACCGCCTACCGTGAGGATCATCTTTTATGGGGCGAATTGCGATCTGATAATCATGACAGAGGTTCAGAATCAGCATCTGCGACAAGTGTTGAAATCGTTACCAATAATGTTACCGAAGGTGATCCCGCGGCTACCCGATGGGATGTCATGTATACCATGGTCAACAGAGCGAATTTGGCAATTGATAGAATACCGCAAATTAGTGGGGCTGATCAGAGTTTGTTGGGAGAGGCATTGGCTTTGAGATCATATGCTTACTTTACAATGGTCAAGGTATGGGGTGCCGTACCTTTGTTTACAGAACCTACCGAAGTAGCAGGTCCGGACTTATTCAAGTCAAGAACCGATGCCAGCACGATCATGGAGACCATTGTAGTTCCAGACTTATTAAGGGCGAAAGAACTTGTCGCTTCTCCGTCTAGACCCTTTAGATGGTCTACCGCCAGTCTCCTTGCCTATGAGGCGGAAGTACATATGTGGATGAACGATCCGGCCAGTGCAAAAACCGCCTTAGATGAAATGATAGCCTTGGGGGCACATAGTTTGGTAGACAATATTCCCGATTGGGAAGGCTTGTTCTACAATAATAATGATAGTGAAGGACCCTTCTTAGGCCTTGATGGTCAGTTTGAAGATGAAAGAGGGAAATTACAAGTCGGTTCTGAACTTATTTTTTCTATTTTTTACGACCAGTTAGACCCGCAACAAGCTAATGGTAATTTTAGGGGAAATAGATCTGGATATTCAGCACTCCTTTTCGCAGGTTTGCCGGGATACTATATTTCCGGTGAGTTAGAACTAAAATGGAGAGATCGGTTCCCTATCGATTCCTTAGGATGGGTGACGAAGTATCCCGACTCGGAGCCACCGCTAGAACGTGTCGTATTTGAGGAGGATGATGAAGGAAACGTTAATGAATTTCTGAGACCTATATACGGAGACTTTAGATACTATGCCAGTATTGAGGACGGTGTAGATGTTAACCCGGATGAAACGAACGCTGATGATGAACAGGTTTTTGAGCAACGTGTCGCCAAATGGCATAAAACGAACTATAATGCGAATTTTGATGATACCGATATCGTTTTGTATCGTTATGCCGGTCAACTACTATTATTAGCAGAGGCAGAGAACCGATTAGGCAATACAGAACGTGCGCTTGAACTTGTAAACGAAGTTCGAGAAGCCAGACTTTTACCAGATGCGAGTGAAGAGGAATTCGGTGATTCGGTTGAAGAACGGGAGTCCTATATTTTAGATGAAAGACAGTTTGAGCTACTAGGTGAAGGAAAACGTGTATGGGATTTAATACGCACCGACAGATTTGTCGAGACAATGAACGACGCATATCTTAACCGTGGTGAGTCCCTAATTGATGAAACCAAGATACTTTTACCTATTTTCTTTGAGCATTTTCAGGAAAACCCTAACCTAGGCCAACAAAATCCCGGATACGGCGCTAATTAA